Proteins from a genomic interval of Actinoalloteichus hymeniacidonis:
- a CDS encoding WS/DGAT/MGAT family O-acyltransferase, protein MPDRLSALDASFLYLEDPTTPMHVGTVLLFQQPRSTNRRPPGRARAAEDVGRIGGLEYGRIAALIEQRLPLAPRYRQKVVQVPGMLARPVWVDDPDFDLDYHLRRSALPRPGNDAQLADLVARLMSRPLDHSRPLWEAYVVEGLSRNRVALITKTHNAMVDGIGGFDIGQVILDDEPTAPRVGDDLWMPEPGPNPLQLVLDAASEAVRRPGEIVENARVAAMDVAATVRNVAEALGGVASAVRTAARPTTRGPLNVSISVQRRFAVTRTRLADYRKVRRAHGGTVNDVILAVIAGALRNWLLSRGEVVTAASTIRAMVPVSVRGSGAGEPPEAEELAGPVAGNKVSAYLVELPVGEPSATLRLHHVGHAMRAHQESGQSVAASALVRLSGFAPPTLHALGARAANSFSRRLFNVVVSNVPGPQVPLYAAGTKMVGMFPVVPLAKHQALSIGVGSYDGGVYFGLNGDRNAMFDVDVLAGMIDESLDELLGTV, encoded by the coding sequence ATGCCGGATCGACTCTCCGCCCTGGATGCGTCCTTCCTCTATCTGGAGGATCCGACTACTCCCATGCACGTCGGCACGGTGTTGCTCTTCCAGCAGCCCCGGTCGACGAACCGCAGGCCCCCGGGTCGGGCGCGTGCCGCCGAGGACGTCGGGCGGATCGGCGGTCTGGAGTACGGGCGGATCGCCGCGTTGATCGAGCAGCGGCTGCCGCTGGCCCCCCGGTATCGGCAGAAGGTCGTCCAGGTTCCCGGAATGCTGGCGCGGCCGGTGTGGGTCGACGATCCCGACTTCGATCTGGACTACCACCTGCGCCGTTCCGCACTGCCTCGGCCGGGCAACGACGCCCAGCTCGCGGACCTGGTCGCCCGCCTGATGTCCCGGCCACTGGATCATTCCCGTCCGTTGTGGGAGGCGTATGTCGTCGAGGGGCTGAGCCGGAACCGCGTCGCGCTCATCACCAAGACGCACAACGCGATGGTCGACGGCATCGGCGGCTTCGACATCGGCCAGGTGATCCTGGACGACGAGCCGACCGCGCCCCGCGTCGGCGACGACCTGTGGATGCCGGAACCGGGACCCAACCCACTGCAACTCGTGCTCGACGCGGCGAGCGAGGCCGTGCGCAGACCGGGCGAGATCGTGGAGAACGCGCGAGTCGCCGCGATGGACGTGGCGGCCACGGTCCGCAACGTCGCGGAGGCCCTTGGCGGAGTCGCCTCGGCGGTCCGCACCGCCGCGCGGCCGACCACGCGGGGCCCGCTCAACGTGAGCATCTCCGTGCAACGTCGGTTCGCGGTGACCAGGACGCGGTTGGCGGACTATCGGAAGGTGCGACGAGCCCATGGCGGGACGGTGAACGACGTCATCCTGGCGGTGATCGCGGGCGCCTTGCGTAATTGGCTGCTGTCGCGGGGCGAGGTGGTCACGGCGGCGAGCACCATCCGGGCGATGGTGCCGGTGTCGGTTCGCGGTTCCGGTGCGGGGGAGCCACCCGAGGCGGAGGAGCTCGCCGGGCCGGTGGCGGGGAACAAGGTGTCCGCCTATCTCGTTGAACTGCCGGTGGGGGAGCCGAGCGCGACACTGCGATTGCATCACGTCGGTCATGCGATGCGTGCGCATCAGGAATCGGGCCAGTCGGTGGCCGCCAGTGCGCTGGTCCGCCTCTCCGGGTTCGCCCCGCCGACGCTGCATGCCCTCGGGGCGCGCGCCGCGAACTCATTCTCGCGCAGACTGTTCAATGTGGTGGTCAGCAACGTTCCCGGACCACAGGTGCCGTTGTACGCGGCAGGGACGAAGATGGTGGGGATGTTCCCGGTGGTGCCGCTGGCCAAGCACCAGGCCCTGTCCATCGGGGTGGGTTCCTACGACGGCGGCGTTTACTTCGGGCTCAACGGCGATCGGAATGCGATGTTCGACGTGGACGTGTTGGCGGGGATGATCGACGAATCCCTCGATGAGCTGTTGGGGACGGTGTGA
- the aroA gene encoding 3-phosphoshikimate 1-carboxyvinyltransferase produces the protein MTLAWPAPVVEHPVHATIAVPGSKSMTNRALLLAALAETESTLQAPLRSRDTLLMAQALRSLGTDIQDIAADSAESVAGWRVRPADWRGPIDVDCGLAGTVMRFLPPASVLAEGEVRFDGDPHARTRPMSTVLTALRDLGARITGDRLPLTVFGEGALRGGEVVVDASASSQFVSGLLLSGARYAEGVTVRHRGAPVPSLPHITMTVTMLRAAGVTVDDTEPDVWRVLPGPIAGTDWAIEPDLSNATPFLAAAAATGGSTVIPGWPAHTDQAGDAIRDILAEMGCTVEVAADRLTVSAPERLTGIDIDLHDVGELSPTIAALAALANGPSRLRGIAHLRGHETDRLAALSTEINRLGGAATETEDGLLIEPRPLHGGQWQSYADHRMATAGAVLGLVVPGVTVEDIETTNKTIPDFPGMWAAMLDDEDCAQRPRKDVQGV, from the coding sequence ATGACTCTGGCTTGGCCTGCTCCCGTCGTCGAACATCCCGTGCACGCCACCATCGCGGTGCCCGGTTCGAAGTCGATGACCAATCGCGCCCTGTTGCTCGCCGCGCTCGCCGAGACCGAGTCGACCCTGCAAGCACCGCTGCGTAGCCGGGACACACTGTTGATGGCCCAGGCATTGCGGTCGCTGGGCACCGACATCCAGGACATCGCAGCCGATTCGGCCGAGTCCGTCGCGGGCTGGCGGGTACGCCCCGCCGACTGGCGCGGACCGATCGACGTCGACTGCGGGCTGGCGGGCACCGTCATGCGCTTCCTGCCGCCCGCCTCGGTGCTGGCCGAGGGCGAGGTCCGTTTCGACGGCGACCCGCACGCCAGGACACGACCGATGTCGACGGTGTTGACGGCGCTGCGGGACCTCGGGGCCAGGATCACCGGCGACCGGCTGCCGCTGACCGTGTTCGGCGAGGGCGCCCTGCGCGGCGGTGAGGTCGTCGTCGACGCGTCCGCCTCCTCGCAGTTCGTCTCGGGGCTGTTGTTGTCCGGAGCGCGTTACGCCGAGGGCGTCACGGTGCGCCACCGAGGGGCCCCGGTGCCCTCGCTGCCGCACATCACGATGACCGTGACGATGCTGCGTGCCGCAGGAGTGACGGTCGACGACACGGAGCCGGACGTCTGGCGGGTGCTGCCCGGCCCGATCGCGGGCACGGACTGGGCCATCGAGCCCGACCTGTCCAACGCCACGCCCTTCCTCGCCGCTGCAGCGGCCACCGGCGGATCGACGGTCATCCCGGGCTGGCCCGCGCACACCGACCAGGCGGGCGACGCCATCCGAGACATCCTCGCCGAGATGGGCTGCACCGTCGAGGTCGCGGCCGACCGACTGACGGTGTCGGCGCCCGAACGACTCACCGGCATCGACATCGATCTGCACGACGTCGGGGAGCTGTCCCCCACCATCGCAGCTCTGGCTGCCCTGGCGAACGGGCCGTCCCGGCTGCGCGGCATCGCACATCTGCGTGGGCACGAGACCGATCGGTTGGCCGCGCTGTCGACCGAGATCAACCGGCTCGGCGGTGCGGCGACCGAGACCGAGGACGGCCTGCTGATCGAACCTCGACCGCTGCACGGCGGCCAATGGCAGTCCTACGCCGATCACCGGATGGCGACGGCGGGCGCGGTGCTCGGGCTGGTCGTTCCCGGGGTGACGGTCGAGGACATCGAGACGACGAACAAGACCATCCCGGATTTCCCGGGCATGTGGGCGGCGATGCTCGACGACGAGGATTGCGCCCAGCGGCCCCGGAAGGACGTGCAGGGAGTGTGA
- a CDS encoding alpha/beta hydrolase family protein gives MTNLEIETPHGTARVELHSAPEGAAVLLLGHGAGGGIDAPDLVATVRGATEAQVHVALVEQPYRVAGRRAPVPAKQLDAAWLATAQWLGANWFPDLPLVFGGRSSGARVACRTAAAGGAVAVLCLAFPLAPPKTPEKSRLAELASVQVPTLVVQGERDPFGRPEPSVHRDVVILDGDHALKADPAGVTRAVDEWLSKVLRPIATSD, from the coding sequence GTGACCAACCTCGAGATCGAGACCCCGCACGGGACGGCCAGGGTGGAGCTGCACTCCGCCCCCGAGGGCGCGGCGGTGCTGCTGCTCGGACACGGCGCCGGGGGCGGCATCGACGCGCCGGATCTGGTGGCGACGGTCCGAGGTGCGACCGAGGCGCAGGTGCACGTCGCCCTCGTCGAGCAGCCCTACCGGGTCGCGGGCCGGCGGGCCCCGGTTCCGGCGAAGCAGCTGGACGCCGCCTGGCTGGCCACCGCCCAATGGCTCGGCGCGAACTGGTTCCCGGACCTTCCGCTGGTGTTCGGTGGTCGATCCTCCGGCGCGCGGGTCGCCTGTCGCACGGCGGCGGCCGGGGGTGCGGTGGCCGTGTTGTGCCTGGCCTTCCCGCTCGCCCCACCGAAGACACCGGAGAAGAGCAGACTCGCGGAACTGGCCTCGGTGCAGGTGCCCACGCTCGTCGTGCAGGGCGAACGCGACCCCTTCGGTCGACCGGAGCCCTCGGTTCATCGTGACGTGGTGATCCTCGACGGGGACCACGCCCTCAAGGCCGATCCGGCCGGGGTGACCAGGGCCGTCGACGAATGGCTGTCCAAGGTGCTGCGCCCGATAGCGACCTCGGACTGA
- a CDS encoding SOS response-associated peptidase: MCGRYAITKDPARLAAEFGAFDGTEGAYQGPDHNVTPTRMVPIIVERAPAAGGPPRRTVRLVRWGLIPHWATDPSSGPPMINARAETITEKPAYRDAAARRRGLVPADGWYEWKPTAERKPASERKQPYFAAHEDGRTLAMAAVFSVWWQPPTEAGAEPTPLVTAAVVTTDAVGESADIHHRMPLLLPQDSWGDWLDPASPASPDLLAAPDPELIAGIRVYPVSPAVNNMRNNGPELMERIEIVPEQTATPTLFDAL, from the coding sequence ATGTGCGGGCGGTACGCGATAACGAAGGATCCGGCGAGGTTGGCTGCCGAGTTCGGCGCGTTCGACGGCACGGAGGGCGCGTATCAAGGGCCGGACCATAACGTCACCCCCACCAGGATGGTGCCGATCATCGTGGAACGGGCTCCCGCAGCCGGGGGCCCGCCGCGTCGCACGGTTCGGCTGGTGCGGTGGGGACTGATCCCGCACTGGGCGACCGACCCGAGCAGCGGACCGCCGATGATCAACGCGCGAGCCGAGACCATCACCGAGAAGCCCGCCTACCGCGATGCCGCCGCGCGCCGTCGTGGCCTGGTGCCCGCCGACGGTTGGTACGAGTGGAAGCCCACGGCCGAGCGGAAGCCTGCCTCGGAGCGGAAACAGCCGTACTTCGCGGCCCACGAGGATGGCCGGACCCTGGCGATGGCCGCGGTCTTCTCGGTCTGGTGGCAACCGCCCACCGAGGCGGGCGCCGAGCCGACGCCGCTGGTGACGGCCGCGGTGGTCACCACCGACGCGGTGGGCGAGTCCGCCGATATCCACCACCGCATGCCGCTGCTGCTGCCGCAGGACAGCTGGGGTGACTGGCTGGATCCGGCGAGTCCGGCCAGCCCCGATCTGTTGGCCGCGCCCGACCCGGAGCTCATCGCCGGAATCCGGGTGTATCCGGTGTCGCCTGCGGTGAACAACATGCGCAACAACGGTCCCGAACTGATGGAGCGAATCGAGATCGTGCCCGAGCAGACCGCCACCCCGACCCTCTTCGATGCGTTGTGA
- a CDS encoding HAD-IA family hydrolase, whose protein sequence is MTLSGLVVDFFGVLTDVDGIPDREPPLISVVRAARASGLRTALLSNAEGAPDDEMLAGLFDAMVVSGEVGLFKPDPEIYRFAAKRLDLPTGACVFVDDLPTNVEGAVRAGMVGVHHRTVQATVEELAVLFDRDFSAEPTG, encoded by the coding sequence GTGACCCTTTCAGGACTGGTCGTCGACTTCTTCGGGGTGCTCACCGACGTCGACGGGATCCCCGATCGCGAACCACCGCTGATATCGGTCGTGCGTGCCGCCCGCGCCAGTGGGCTGCGTACCGCTCTGTTGTCCAACGCCGAGGGCGCGCCGGACGACGAGATGTTGGCAGGCTTGTTCGACGCGATGGTCGTCTCCGGCGAGGTCGGCCTGTTCAAGCCGGACCCGGAGATCTACCGGTTCGCCGCCAAACGCCTGGACCTGCCGACCGGCGCCTGCGTCTTCGTCGACGACCTGCCGACCAACGTCGAGGGCGCCGTCCGGGCGGGCATGGTCGGCGTGCACCACCGGACGGTCCAGGCCACCGTCGAGGAACTCGCCGTGTTGTTCGACCGGGACTTCTCCGCCGAACCGACCGGGTGA
- the pruA gene encoding L-glutamate gamma-semialdehyde dehydrogenase translates to MDAVTSPPSPRNEPVQSYAPGSAERESLLRRIAELESTNHDLTQTIGGRRVMAGGASFDVVQPHDHGHVLGVSAQSTPEDVGAAVQSAKDASADWAALPFDERAAVLLRAADLIAGPWRDTINAATMLGQSKSVQQSEIDAACELIDFLRFNVDYARRIIAEQPSSVPGAWNRMEYRPLDGFVTAITPFNFTAIAGNLPTAPALMGNTVVWKPTPTQQLAAHFTMQAFEAAGLPPGVINMVTGDGKAVSEVALTDPDFAGLHFTGSTATFKLLWRTIGENLDRYRSYPRIVGETGGKDFVVVHPSADPAPIVTALVRAAFEYQGQKCSAASRAYLPRSLWEGGLREELADVTKTISYGDVTDLKHFGGAVIDARAFAKHKAALDRAAASSTLEVLAGGGYDDSTGYFVEPTVLVGTDPTDEVFTTEYFGPILAISVYEDADYSQVLAQVDAASPYALTGAVFATDRAAIEEAHRALRFAAGNFYVNDRPTGSVVGQQPFGGSRASGTNDKAGSMFNLLRWTSPRSIKETFVAPTDHRYPHMG, encoded by the coding sequence ATGGACGCCGTGACATCCCCGCCCAGCCCGCGAAACGAGCCGGTGCAGTCCTACGCTCCCGGTTCCGCAGAGCGCGAGTCGCTGCTGCGCCGAATCGCCGAGTTGGAGAGCACCAACCACGACCTCACCCAGACCATCGGTGGTCGCCGGGTGATGGCGGGCGGTGCGAGTTTCGACGTCGTCCAGCCGCACGACCACGGTCATGTGCTCGGCGTGAGTGCGCAGTCGACCCCGGAGGACGTCGGGGCGGCCGTGCAGTCCGCCAAGGACGCGAGCGCGGACTGGGCTGCGTTGCCCTTCGACGAGCGGGCCGCCGTGTTGTTGCGGGCCGCCGACCTGATCGCAGGCCCGTGGCGGGACACGATCAACGCCGCCACCATGCTCGGTCAGTCGAAGTCGGTCCAGCAGTCCGAGATCGACGCCGCCTGTGAGCTGATCGACTTCCTGCGATTCAACGTCGACTACGCCCGGCGGATCATCGCCGAGCAGCCCTCGTCGGTGCCCGGCGCGTGGAACCGCATGGAGTACCGGCCGTTGGACGGCTTCGTCACCGCCATCACGCCCTTCAACTTCACCGCGATCGCGGGCAACCTGCCCACGGCGCCCGCGCTGATGGGCAACACCGTGGTGTGGAAGCCGACCCCGACGCAGCAGCTCGCCGCGCACTTCACCATGCAGGCCTTCGAGGCCGCGGGTCTGCCGCCCGGCGTGATCAACATGGTCACCGGCGACGGCAAGGCCGTCAGCGAGGTCGCGCTGACCGATCCCGACTTCGCGGGACTGCACTTCACCGGGTCGACCGCCACCTTCAAGCTGCTGTGGCGCACGATCGGCGAGAACCTGGACCGCTACCGGAGCTACCCCAGGATCGTCGGCGAGACCGGCGGCAAGGACTTCGTCGTCGTACACCCGTCGGCGGACCCGGCGCCGATCGTCACTGCGCTGGTGCGGGCCGCCTTCGAGTACCAGGGGCAGAAGTGCTCGGCGGCCTCGCGGGCCTACCTGCCTCGTTCGCTGTGGGAGGGCGGCCTGCGCGAGGAGCTGGCCGATGTCACCAAGACCATCTCCTACGGCGACGTCACCGACCTCAAGCACTTCGGTGGTGCGGTCATCGACGCCAGGGCGTTCGCCAAGCACAAGGCGGCCCTGGACCGCGCTGCGGCCTCATCGACGCTGGAGGTGTTGGCAGGCGGCGGTTACGACGATTCCACGGGTTACTTCGTCGAGCCGACCGTGCTGGTCGGGACCGACCCGACCGACGAGGTGTTCACCACCGAGTACTTCGGGCCGATCCTGGCGATCTCGGTCTACGAGGACGCCGACTACTCGCAGGTGTTGGCCCAGGTCGACGCGGCGAGCCCGTACGCCCTGACCGGCGCGGTGTTCGCCACCGACCGCGCGGCGATCGAGGAGGCACACCGGGCGCTGCGGTTCGCGGCGGGCAACTTCTACGTCAATGACCGGCCGACCGGTTCGGTCGTCGGCCAGCAGCCGTTCGGCGGTTCGCGGGCGTCGGGCACCAACGACAAGGCCGGTTCGATGTTCAACCTGTTGCGTTGGACCAGCCCGAGGTCGATCAAGGAGACCTTCGTGGCGCCGACCGACCACCGTTACCCGCACATGGGCTGA
- the ybaK gene encoding Cys-tRNA(Pro) deacylase gives MAGRGTQATALLVKKAIAHRVHTYQHDPNHASYGTEAAELLGQDTARVFKTLVAELDGRLVVGVVPVSSQLDLKALASALGGKKARMAAVADAERATGYVAGGISPVGQKKALPLALDSSAQDFDTVLCSGGRRGLEIELAPADLIALTGAVVAPIAT, from the coding sequence ATGGCAGGACGGGGAACGCAGGCGACCGCGCTGTTGGTCAAGAAGGCGATCGCCCACCGGGTGCACACCTATCAACACGACCCCAACCACGCCTCCTATGGGACCGAGGCGGCCGAGCTGTTGGGCCAGGACACCGCCCGGGTGTTCAAGACCCTCGTCGCCGAGCTGGACGGCAGACTGGTGGTCGGAGTCGTACCCGTCTCCAGCCAGCTCGACCTCAAAGCACTGGCCTCGGCGCTGGGCGGTAAGAAGGCCAGAATGGCCGCCGTGGCCGACGCGGAGCGCGCCACCGGATACGTGGCGGGCGGGATCTCACCCGTGGGCCAGAAGAAGGCACTGCCATTGGCCCTGGACAGCTCGGCGCAGGACTTCGACACCGTGCTGTGCAGCGGCGGAAGGCGCGGACTGGAGATCGAACTCGCCCCCGCCGACCTGATCGCGCTCACCGGCGCGGTGGTGGCGCCCATCGCCACGTGA
- the rsgA gene encoding ribosome small subunit-dependent GTPase A, translated as MDESDVRIRPNRKGTRPRSKIRPEHSQASPAMVVGVAKGRWTCALNRDPKRLVTAMRARELGRTPVVVGDLVDLVGDTSGTPGSLARIVRVAERTSVLRRTADDTDPFERVVVANAGKLIIVTALADPMPRTGFIDRALVAAFAGGLSPVLCLTKSDLAAPDELAALYSELQVPVVVTRSDTEPAELRELLIDDVSAMIGHSGVGKSTLVNRLVPDAGRATAEVSGVGKGRHTSTSAVALPLAGGGWVVDTPGIRSFGLAHIKPDDVVAAFPDLHAAAEECPSNCGHLGPPEDPDCYLDRFLAEGGSSQGRLDSLRRLLQSRVRPDEKFE; from the coding sequence ATGGACGAGTCCGACGTTCGGATTCGCCCGAATCGCAAGGGCACCCGCCCCAGGAGCAAGATTCGACCCGAGCACTCGCAGGCCAGCCCGGCCATGGTCGTCGGCGTTGCCAAGGGCCGGTGGACCTGCGCGCTCAACCGCGATCCGAAGCGGCTGGTCACCGCGATGCGCGCCAGGGAACTGGGTCGGACGCCGGTCGTGGTCGGCGACCTCGTCGATCTGGTCGGCGACACCTCGGGAACGCCCGGTTCGCTGGCCAGGATCGTCCGGGTGGCCGAGCGCACCAGTGTGCTGCGCCGGACCGCCGACGACACCGACCCGTTCGAGCGGGTCGTCGTCGCCAACGCCGGGAAACTGATCATCGTGACCGCGCTGGCGGATCCGATGCCCCGCACCGGTTTCATCGACCGCGCGCTGGTGGCCGCGTTCGCAGGCGGGCTGTCCCCGGTGCTGTGTCTGACCAAGTCGGATCTGGCCGCGCCGGACGAACTGGCGGCGCTGTACTCGGAGTTGCAGGTCCCGGTGGTGGTGACCAGATCCGATACCGAGCCCGCCGAACTCCGCGAGCTGTTGATCGACGACGTCTCGGCGATGATCGGGCATTCCGGTGTCGGCAAGTCGACCCTGGTGAACCGTCTGGTGCCCGATGCAGGCCGGGCCACCGCCGAGGTGAGCGGAGTCGGCAAGGGACGGCACACCTCGACCTCCGCGGTGGCGCTGCCCTTGGCGGGCGGCGGCTGGGTCGTGGACACCCCCGGGATTCGGTCCTTCGGGCTGGCACACATCAAGCCCGACGATGTGGTGGCGGCATTTCCCGACCTGCATGCGGCGGCGGAGGAGTGTCCTTCCAACTGTGGGCATCTCGGCCCGCCGGAAGACCCGGACTGTTACCTGGACCGGTTTCTCGCCGAAGGCGGTTCATCGCAAGGAAGACTCGACTCGCTGCGCAGGCTTCTTCAGTCCCGCGTTCGCCCAGACGAGAAGTTTGAATGA
- a CDS encoding TrmH family RNA methyltransferase, with translation MLVVPNDVSPKDRFVTVYGRKPVLEALQDPDLAVDKVILAENAVGAVAREIIQAARSRGVAVQRATAQRVKVLAGNGRHDQGVLADVVAPRMRTLTAALSSPRDMPETLLLLDGITTPANVGMILRTATAAGIGGVVVPRRGVASIDPLVVKASAGVAFRAPILRAATAASAAEELIEAGFSLFAMAADGETTLFDVELPRRVAFVLGGETDGVSDEVAESVMGRVSIPLAGGVESLNVASAAAVLTFELTRRRLAAGA, from the coding sequence CTGCTCGTCGTGCCCAACGATGTCTCTCCGAAGGACCGGTTCGTCACGGTCTACGGACGAAAGCCCGTGCTCGAAGCCCTGCAGGACCCCGATCTGGCCGTGGACAAGGTGATTCTGGCCGAGAACGCCGTCGGGGCGGTCGCCAGGGAGATCATCCAGGCCGCGAGGAGTCGAGGGGTCGCCGTGCAGCGGGCCACCGCTCAGCGGGTGAAGGTGCTGGCAGGCAACGGCAGACACGATCAGGGTGTGTTGGCCGATGTGGTCGCGCCGAGGATGCGCACGCTGACCGCCGCACTGTCCTCACCTCGGGATATGCCCGAGACGCTGCTGCTGCTGGACGGCATCACCACCCCGGCCAACGTCGGCATGATTCTGCGCACCGCCACCGCAGCGGGGATCGGCGGGGTCGTGGTGCCCCGACGCGGCGTGGCCTCCATCGACCCGCTGGTGGTGAAGGCCTCGGCGGGCGTGGCGTTCCGGGCGCCGATTCTGCGGGCGGCGACGGCGGCGAGCGCGGCGGAGGAACTGATCGAGGCCGGTTTCTCGCTCTTCGCGATGGCAGCCGACGGCGAGACGACACTCTTCGACGTCGAGTTGCCTCGGCGGGTGGCGTTCGTGTTGGGCGGCGAGACCGATGGTGTCTCCGACGAGGTCGCCGAATCGGTGATGGGCCGGGTCTCGATCCCGCTGGCAGGCGGCGTCGAATCGCTGAACGTCGCCAGCGCGGCGGCGGTACTCACCTTCGAGCTGACGCGCAGGCGGCTGGCGGCGGGCGCCTGA
- a CDS encoding DUF6912 family protein — MRIYVPATVAMLRSLLATDELVPVSGTAFALTPMLRESYATGSTEELEYAALMEATRGSVRLLAAEFAEDPKVPARRVVVAADVDEVTLRPDLDAAVVRVGGPVPLRAIAAVHVDDPDAEDAVRAAAEVIDAADLGDDDAEFALGEAEDHELAWYAVQEVPFLLELM, encoded by the coding sequence ATGCGGATCTACGTTCCGGCGACGGTGGCGATGCTGCGGTCGCTGTTGGCCACCGATGAGCTGGTGCCGGTGAGCGGCACGGCCTTCGCGCTGACGCCGATGTTGCGTGAGTCCTATGCGACCGGCAGTACCGAGGAACTCGAGTACGCCGCATTGATGGAGGCCACCAGGGGCTCGGTCCGGCTGCTGGCCGCCGAGTTCGCCGAGGACCCGAAGGTGCCCGCGCGCCGGGTGGTGGTCGCAGCCGACGTGGACGAGGTGACGCTGCGGCCGGATCTCGATGCCGCGGTGGTGCGGGTCGGCGGGCCGGTGCCGTTGCGTGCCATCGCCGCGGTGCACGTCGACGATCCGGATGCCGAGGACGCCGTCCGCGCCGCCGCCGAGGTGATCGACGCGGCCGATCTGGGCGACGACGATGCCGAGTTCGCCCTCGGCGAGGCCGAGGATCACGAGCTGGCCTGGTACGCGGTGCAAGAGGTGCCGTTCCTCCTCGAACTGATGTGA
- a CDS encoding Rv3235 family protein, with protein sequence MTALLCSEDTAELWRPVFAGLVLQDPVSTAGCPDPPPGPEVAARTAAARSAVAFETAGLDVDGARPESVPRPMLRRLAEVTGGSAPPIEVTPRSVSRSAAPDPSDRHRPSAHRIARQTLHALVEILDGRRSRAQLGRLLIPELHGRITPRVGHAPGRIPPSRLLRVHAQQVGERAIEATAPVRIRDRVAAIALRLELRGARWLGTELQLPPLTGLGRGRPVAQDGRRPR encoded by the coding sequence ATGACCGCGCTGCTCTGTTCCGAGGACACCGCCGAGCTGTGGCGGCCGGTGTTCGCCGGGCTCGTGCTGCAGGATCCGGTGTCCACGGCCGGGTGTCCGGACCCACCGCCCGGTCCGGAGGTCGCGGCGAGAACGGCCGCGGCGCGCTCGGCGGTGGCCTTCGAGACCGCCGGGCTCGATGTCGACGGGGCGAGGCCCGAGTCGGTCCCACGCCCGATGCTGCGCAGGCTTGCCGAGGTGACGGGTGGGTCGGCGCCGCCCATCGAGGTCACGCCGCGTTCCGTTTCCCGGAGTGCGGCGCCGGACCCGTCCGATCGACACCGCCCGTCGGCGCATCGCATCGCCAGACAGACCCTGCATGCGCTGGTGGAGATCCTCGACGGCAGGCGGTCCCGGGCACAGCTCGGCAGGCTGCTGATCCCCGAGCTACACGGTCGGATCACGCCACGGGTCGGGCACGCACCGGGCCGTATCCCGCCGAGCAGGCTGCTTCGGGTTCATGCCCAACAGGTCGGCGAGCGGGCGATCGAGGCGACCGCGCCCGTTCGAATCCGGGATCGCGTCGCAGCGATCGCACTGCGGCTCGAACTACGCGGTGCACGCTGGCTGGGCACCGAACTCCAACTACCCCCACTGACCGGGCTCGGAAGAGGGCGGCCCGTCGCGCAAGACGGTCGGCGGCCTCGGTAG
- a CDS encoding SOS response-associated peptidase: MCGRFASIKSSTQLANEYEAVDGTRGRVVEPDYNIPPTHAVLTVVARHPRDANGTPDPASIVRSIRVMRWGLVPHWAKDPAIGSRLFNARMETVADKLAFRAPAAQRRCLIPADGWYEWRREEGRKRPFYLTSNDRESLALAGIWSVWRDPAGDADGPPLATCTIVTTPSAGEPAEVHDRMPLVLPRKDWGTWLDPDADLGVDGVAALLRPPGSDVLGRIEVRPISPAVNHVRNNGPGLLERFEPVSLPASLDISRLVSKS, translated from the coding sequence ATGTGCGGAAGATTCGCCTCGATCAAGAGCTCGACGCAGTTGGCGAACGAGTACGAGGCAGTAGACGGAACACGGGGTCGGGTCGTCGAACCCGACTACAACATCCCACCGACGCATGCGGTGTTAACGGTCGTCGCGAGGCATCCCAGGGATGCGAACGGGACCCCGGACCCGGCCAGCATCGTCCGGTCGATCCGCGTGATGCGCTGGGGGTTGGTGCCGCACTGGGCCAAGGACCCGGCGATCGGATCACGACTGTTCAACGCCAGGATGGAGACGGTCGCCGACAAACTGGCGTTCCGGGCTCCCGCAGCACAACGACGCTGCCTCATCCCGGCCGACGGTTGGTACGAATGGAGACGCGAGGAAGGGCGTAAACGACCCTTCTATCTGACCAGCAACGACCGCGAGAGCCTGGCGCTGGCGGGCATCTGGTCGGTGTGGCGGGACCCGGCGGGCGACGCCGATGGTCCGCCGTTGGCGACCTGCACGATCGTCACCACCCCCTCGGCGGGCGAACCGGCCGAGGTGCACGACCGAATGCCGCTCGTGCTGCCCCGTAAGGACTGGGGAACCTGGCTCGACCCGGATGCCGATCTCGGTGTCGACGGCGTTGCCGCCCTGCTTCGGCCGCCGGGCAGCGATGTACTGGGCCGAATCGAGGTGCGGCCGATCTCGCCTGCGGTCAATCACGTGCGCAACAACGGTCCGGGCCTGCTCGAACGCTTCGAGCCCGTCTCGCTGCCTGCTTCGCTCGACATCTCCCGACTCGTGAGTAAGAGTTGA